TCAAATTCTTTTACTGTGCGGATGACCGTATTCGCCGGCGTCAGATAGGTGATATCTCCGATACGCACGTTACCTGCGGGAGAGATCTGGTTATTATCTTTTACGGCGGCCACTATCTGATCGGGCGTCAGGTTGTGGCTACGCATCAGCGCAGGGTCTACGTGAATAACGATCGTTCTGGAGTTACCACCGAAAGGGGCCGGCGAGGTCAGACCTGCAATGCGGCTAAACGATGGGCGGACGATGGTCATGGCAAGATCCTGCAACTGGTTGTTGGTACGCGTCTGGCTACTCATGGCCAACTGGCCGATAGGCAGTGTGGAGGCGTCGAAGCGAATAATGAAGGGCGGCTGTGTACCCGAGGGCATGGCGGAGAATGCGCGGTTAGCCATTGCCGTTACTTCCGCGGCTGCCTGGGCCATGTTAGTACCTTCATAGAAGGTAATCTTGATCATGGTAAGCCCCTGAATATTTTTTGCTTCAATATCTTTTACCCCTGTTACATAGAGGAATAAGTTAGAGTAGTTTGTTGCGATGAAACCTTCCATCTGCTGGGCCGACATACCGCCATAGGGCTGCGATACGTAAATAGCAGGAAGATTGAGGTCCGGGAAGATATCAATTTTGATAGTCCGCACGGCGTTTATACCGAAGAACACAAGTCCAACTACCACCACCATGATAGCAATTGGTTTGCGTAAGGCCGTTCTGATCAGATTCATGGGAATGAGTATTAGATGATTTTACAGTTGATGCAGGAAGACCTCCAGGTCTCCTACTGTGGCGGCTTTATACAGTAATGCCTGCCATACGCCGTTATAGGCGATATCACGATCTGTTTCAGCGCGGTTGATATTATATAATGCCTGTGAGAGATCAGCGATGTTACTTAAACCGTTCTCGTACAGGGTGCTTTTTTGCAGAAATGCGTCACCAGCGGCTTTCAGACCAATCGGAGCTTCCTTGTATTTCTTCACTGCATTCAATAACTGCTGCTCAGACAATACGAGTTGTTGCGAAAGGCGGTGATATTGCTGGTTATACTCGTTCTTTAAGGCTTCCGTTGTATAATGCTGACGGGACACCTGTGAGTGTGTACGCCAGAGGTCCGTGATGGTCCAGGAGAGATTGAGTCCCAGCAGGTAGTTAGACCTGGTAGGGTTGATGCCATCCCAGTATCCGGAGCTGTAGCTGCTGAGGTTAGCGGCACTATAGTCGGAATTAAAACCGGAACCACGTGTCTGGAAAACGCCCATCAGCGACAGTTTTGGCATTACGTTCTTCGAAATGAACTGTTGGTTTGCCTGGCTGAGATCAATACGGGTATTGTAGAATTTCAGCAGTGGCTGTGATTTGAGTGTGGTACTATCCTGTGGCGTAATGGTTTCCAGCAGTTCGTTGGGAACCTTACTCACGAAGGTCGTATCCAGTATAAAGTCCTGTGGTGGCACGTCCATCATTTCAGCCAGCTTGTTGCTCTGTTGCTGCATGTAGGTATCAGCATCCACGAGCGAGAGTTTGGCTTTGGAGACTTCAGCATTGGCGATGGAGCTGTCGACACCGGCATTCAATCCGTTGAGGGCGCGTGAAACGATCATGCGCTGGAGTTCCTGAGCCCGGAAGAGGTTGGACTCCATGGACTTTCGCAGACGTTGTGCGGCTAAGAGATTGAGATAGGCGCCGGCAATCCTGACCTGTTGTTCAAATTTTTCCTGTTCGAAGTCGGCGTTGCTGTTGTTGAGCTGTTGTTTGGCCAGTTCTACTTTAGCAATGCGTCTGCCGAAGGTGACAACATCCCAGGAAATGTTTGCCAGGTAAAGGCCGCCGAATGCGGAGTTCCAGTTTTGTGAAGGTAAGGCTGGGCCGGAAGCACCGGTAGTCCATCCTTTGTAGCCCCACATAGGGCCGTTTTGGCCGTTTACAGTTCCGTAACTGTTTTGAGCGGAGAGGTTCAGGTCAGGAAGAAATTCTCTTCGGGTAGCGCTGATGTTTTCACCAGCAGCTCTGGCATAATTCTCTTTGGCTTTGATGGATTGATAATTGGTCAATCCTGTTTTAAGGGCATCCTGCAGGGTGAGCGGCTGGGTTTGCGCAACTACCACTGCAGCACTGTTTCCTGTGACAAAAGCCAGCAGGAAAAGCGGTTTCCAGATGTTCATACTTTAATCTATAGCGTCCAATAATAGCAAGGCAAATAAGTCACGCAAAGGTAGATGCAGGTAAAATCATCTTCGTTGGACAATTAAGCTATTGACTTGGACTATTTGAACATCATATCTCTGAAGTCCTGGGGAGAGATGCCTGTATTGTTTTTAAAAAAGCGGGAGAAGTAGGCCGGATCTTCGAAGCCAAGCTCATAGCAGATCTCTTTCACGCTCTTATGGCTGAAAGCGAGGTTGCGCTTGGCTTCCAGCACGATCCTGTCGTGCAGCAGCTCTGTGATAGTACGGCCGGTGGTTTCTTTGGTGATTTCGTTCAGGCGCTTGGGCGTAAGGGCAAAGACGTTGGCATAAAAGGTTACCTGATGTTCGCACTGGAAGTGCTTTTCGATCAGACGACGAAGCTGAACTACCCTGCTGTCGTGATGATGAGGCATCATGATCTCTGCGGCATTCCGTCTCTTCTCTCTTTCCGCCAGCAGCAGGAAGGCATTGAGGTAATGCTTAATGATACTACTGTTGCTAAGGGAGCTTTTCATCTCCCTGGACATCAGGTCAGACAAAAGGCGAAAAGATTCCGATACACACGTTCCTAGTCGTACCGGCCCGTAACCATGCCAGCTGTCGAAGAGGTTGGAGAAATCGTACAAAGTCTCCTTATCATTTTTGTTGGTGAAATAGAATTTTTCTGTGAAGATGATAGAAATTCCGTCTCTCACACAATCCAGTTGGTGTACCTGACCGGGGCGTAACAGAAAGAGCATATTATCTTCCAGCTCATACCAGACGAAGTCTACCATATGACGGCCGGCGGCTTTTGTGAACCATATTATCTGGAAATGATCGTGTCGGTGTGGCTGCTGGGTTAGCTCGTGGGAAAAGGTCCCCAGTGGGAAAATGGAAAACTGTCCATCAAAAGGTAGCTCCTGGTACGGAATATCAGCTCTTTTGTTCGGTAACATAATAATAATTCAAAAATACGCCTTTCGTCCTTTATTTAGCATACGCTGAGGATTCCATTCATGGAATTTAATGTAGCTTTAAGCCCGTTAAAATTGAGCACCTGTTTATTAACTTTGCATCAGCAGGAAAACATAATCGCATGCAGCTTTATTGCAATTCATTAACATCGTACAAACGCCTGGATACCCTGGAGGTAAAAGTTGGGGATCTGTTGATTGGCAACCACCACCCTATTCGTATTCAGACGATGACTACCACTGATACCATGGACACAGCGGCCACAGTGGCGCAAACTATCCGTTGTATCGAAGCAGGTGCTGAACTGGTAAGGATCACCGCTCCAAGTAAAAAAGAAGCAGAAAACCTGCTGGAGATCAAAAAAGAACT
This window of the Chitinophaga sp. Cy-1792 genome carries:
- a CDS encoding TolC family protein; its protein translation is MNIWKPLFLLAFVTGNSAAVVVAQTQPLTLQDALKTGLTNYQSIKAKENYARAAGENISATRREFLPDLNLSAQNSYGTVNGQNGPMWGYKGWTTGASGPALPSQNWNSAFGGLYLANISWDVVTFGRRIAKVELAKQQLNNSNADFEQEKFEQQVRIAGAYLNLLAAQRLRKSMESNLFRAQELQRMIVSRALNGLNAGVDSSIANAEVSKAKLSLVDADTYMQQQSNKLAEMMDVPPQDFILDTTFVSKVPNELLETITPQDSTTLKSQPLLKFYNTRIDLSQANQQFISKNVMPKLSLMGVFQTRGSGFNSDYSAANLSSYSSGYWDGINPTRSNYLLGLNLSWTITDLWRTHSQVSRQHYTTEALKNEYNQQYHRLSQQLVLSEQQLLNAVKKYKEAPIGLKAAGDAFLQKSTLYENGLSNIADLSQALYNINRAETDRDIAYNGVWQALLYKAATVGDLEVFLHQL
- a CDS encoding helix-turn-helix domain-containing protein, with the translated sequence MLPNKRADIPYQELPFDGQFSIFPLGTFSHELTQQPHRHDHFQIIWFTKAAGRHMVDFVWYELEDNMLFLLRPGQVHQLDCVRDGISIIFTEKFYFTNKNDKETLYDFSNLFDSWHGYGPVRLGTCVSESFRLLSDLMSREMKSSLSNSSIIKHYLNAFLLLAEREKRRNAAEIMMPHHHDSRVVQLRRLIEKHFQCEHQVTFYANVFALTPKRLNEITKETTGRTITELLHDRIVLEAKRNLAFSHKSVKEICYELGFEDPAYFSRFFKNNTGISPQDFRDMMFK